From Mycobacterium colombiense CECT 3035:
TCGCCGCCACGGGCTTGCCCGACCCGACGAAATCGCGGACGAAGGATACCGCTGCGCGGTCCATCCGCAGCTTGTCCGGGTTCACCGTGCCGCCCGGCAGCACCAGGCCGTCGTAGTCGTCGACCGACGCCTCGGATACCTTCCGGTCCACGGGGAAGGTGCCCGCCGGTTCGAGATCGTGGTCGCGCGCCTGGATTTCGCCGTCCTTCAGCGACAGCAGCTGCACCCGCGCGCCGGCATCCTGCAGCGCCGCGCGCGGCTGTTCGAGCTCCACCTTTTCCACGCCGTCGGCCGCCAGGAACGCTATCGTCTTGCCCTGCAATTCATTTGACATCGTCGCTTCCCTTTCTGCGATCGTTCATCGGATCAAACAGCTCGTAATTGCGGAGCGCGGCGCCGAGCGCCGCTGGTTCGCAACGCCGTGTAGAGGTCAAGTCCGGCGATGCCGGAGAGCAGCGTGGCCGAAATGGCACCCTGGCGCCGTCGCCCGGGGCCGCGGGCGACCACCCCGGCGACCAGCAGCGCCATGTCCAGGACGTCACCGGCCACGCGGGTCCACACCAGCTTGGCGGGGCCGCCGAGCAGGGCGACGCCGTGGCCGCATTCGCGCACCCCCAGCGCGCGGATCACCCGCCGCGACCGGCCGGTGTCGTCCACGCCCGCGATGGCGGCGACCTTCCCGGGGGCCACCAGTTCGCTCACACCCAGGCCGAAGCTGGCACCACTGAGCGCCTTGACGAGTGTGGTTGTGGTGTCGCCGGTTTGATCGCTCATAAGTTCACTCCCCCTGCTTGGCCGGACTGCGGACGCCTGTAAGCCGGCTGTGCGGCAGCGGAGATGCGGGGCCAACGCACGCCGGAACATCCGTACACGTCCCAGCTCTACCGACGTCCGACGCGCGTTGGCCGGCTGCGCACGACTGCGAGGCGGATACCCGGGCGGGCAGCGGTCAAACCTGCGATCAG
This genomic window contains:
- a CDS encoding type 1 glutamine amidotransferase domain-containing protein — encoded protein: MSNELQGKTIAFLAADGVEKVELEQPRAALQDAGARVQLLSLKDGEIQARDHDLEPAGTFPVDRKVSEASVDDYDGLVLPGGTVNPDKLRMDRAAVSFVRDFVGSGKPVAAICHGPWTLAEAGVAVGRTLTSYPSIRTDLRNAGAHVVDEEVVVDGNLISSRSPSDLPAFCTAILKQFAHATAG